The stretch of DNA CTGTTGCTATTCGTTCTTTATCGCGTGACACTTCGTTCAGGCTTTCTTTCGATCATTCTGTCGATACTTCGTTGCAGAATACACTTTTTAACTCTACCCACTTTATTCGACGTCAAAAAACATCGTATATTTACTATTCAATAGAATGCTCCAAAGTTATTTGTTTCTGTACATATCGTATTCCGTATCGTTATTCTTTTCTTCGCCATTGGCATCATCGCCACCGTCGCCGCAGCCGcgttcgtcgtcgtcgtcgtcgtcgccgtcgtcgtcgtcgtcgtcgtcgtcgtcgtcgtcgtcgtcgtcgtcgtcgccgtcgtcgtcgtcgtcgtcgtcgtcgtcgtcgtcgtcgtcgccgtcgtcgtcgtcgtcgtcgtcgtcgtcgtcgtcgtcgtcgtcgtcgtcgtcgtcgtcgtcgtcgtcgtcgtcgtcgtcgtcgtcgtcgtcgtcgtcgtcgtcgtcgtcgtcgccgccgccgtcgtcgtcgccgccgccgccgccgccgtcgccgccgccgccgccgccgccgccgccgccgccgccgccgccgccgccgccgccgccgtcaCCGAGATCGACACTGTGGCTTTCGATAGTCTTCTTGCATCGGACACCGTCGCCATTTCTAACGTTAGCATTCCATTTTCAAGAGCATTTCGTGACCTTCGTTTCTGCGTTATCTTATTTTCTGAGAGATACAATAGCTGCCGTTTATATCGATAGGTTGTGGATAGATTGCAGTTTTTCCAGTTGATTAGGATATCTAGCgcattctctctctttctttctcttccCGCTTTCTCTCATTTGTCTCTCAcaatctttctctctctctctttctctctctctctgccaTGGAGACGCCGATTCGCTGTTGCTAATAATCGCTACTAATCACAGCTAGCGTATATGGTGTGCGTCGGTAGCGCGTAGAGGAAGCTTCGGAATTCGAGAAGGGAAGCAAAGGGGGATTTCGGCATGGGGTGGGTTGAGAAAAGAAGCGAGAGAGCAGACCACCGATGCATAATCGGCGGAAGTGCGGAAGGTAGAAAGCTCGCCAAGTTAACGGGGAGATTCCGCAGATCGTTTCAGGTAGCAGAGTAAGATTGACCGCGGATTGGGGCAAGTTACGGGCTGGAGAAGAATTGGAAATATCTCGATTGGATGGTCCAGGATTGATCGTCTCTCCAGTGATCGGAAAAAAGGAGGAATTTTGGATTCCAGCGAGTCTCGTTCCAAATTCGTCGATCAGCCGCGCGTGGTCTTTCCGTCCGCGAAGAATCGATTCCAAAGGAGAGAACGTCCATCTTCCGCAAGATACGAACGCGGAAGAGAACGGTCCTCCCGCGATCTTGACTATTCCGTGTTCGATCAGGGCGACAGCCGGTGGCGTGGCTCGACTCGTGCTGGAGGCGCGTCGCGTGGAGCGCGCGATCGTCTTTTGGAGAAAGGAGGGACAACGATGTGACATCGAGGAAGGCGATCGATATCGAGTTTGCCGTACAGCCGATTCCCTTTCTCTCGAAATCACACCATGTCTACCCTCGGATTCTGGAATTTACCATTGTCGCGTCGAACATGAGACAGGTTCTTGTTCAGCGAAAATTCCTCTTCGCGTTGTGGGTACGTTGCGCTCCTTTTTAATATGAATTTTTGATACGATAGATATATCCAATGCGATTATACATTATACATCGTATAATGTAAACACGTATTTTCAAAACTGAATAAACGTAAACGAATCGATCTTGTAGGTATTAGTTCAAACCTTTGGAACGACAACGTGGAACTCACCCAATTAACCGAGTCGTCGATGATTCTTACGCCGCCCTCCAGTTCCAAGAAAACGGCAATAACGACGACGGCGTCGACGACGACAACAATCGCAACGAACAATTTGGAAATCGCAGATCAAGAAATTAAACAGTTTGTCGAAAGATACGTAGAATTGGAAGAGTTAGGGAACGGCAGATTCGCAAAAGTATGTCGCGCAAGGGACACGGGATCTGGTCGAGAAGTGGCGCTCAAACAGATATCCCGGCAGAAACAATCGCAATCACTGACACGTGCAGAATATCGTCTTCTTGAAAATATTCGTCACGAAAATATTATTCGAGCGTTTTGCCTTTTCGAAGATGCACCActaccggacactgacactatcGTTTTGGAACTGTAAGTACAATTCCGTTGTTTCCCTTTTCCTTCGAAATTTACGATCGCCGCACTAGAGGCGAAAAAAATTCCTACATCAGTCACCGCCCTCGCCGCTGGATCAttctttttcacaaagttacagctgCTCAAAGGTCGATAATTTTTCGGCCGAAAATTTGCGATACTTTTGATTTTGTTGCGAGATGTATCATATGTTCAAGCGGTACGTTTATTTTTACAGAGTTAACGGTTCAACGTTGTTCGCGTACTTCGGAGAACGAAACGAGTATACAGAGGCAACAGTTTCAAAGTATACCGGCCAATTGATTTCCGCGTTGCACTGGCTGCATTCTCGAAGACGCGCGCACTTGGATCTAAAGCCGGAAAATGTTCTAATCGATCGAGAAACTGATTTAGTCAAATTAATAGATCTGGGTGAGGCTGTAAGAGCGGCACCACTCGATCAGGTTGTTCCACCGGTCGATTTGGAATTCGCAGCTCCGGAATCGGTCCTTGGCAAACCGACAGGATCTTACACGGATATGTGGGCTGCAGGTGTTTTCATTTATGTCCTTTTGaggtaaaataaaatcattccaTGAAACGATTCATTGTTTGCTACAAACCAGGCCTAATAGGATCGCTCTCGCGATCTCGTTACTTTCGTTATCTTTATATTACCTCTCGAATGTTGCTTTTTTCTGTAGCGGCCTCTCGCCTTTCTTGGACGATTCTATCGAAGAAACTACCACAAATATATTGAAATGCGATTTTTGTTTTCCCGACGAATACTTTGGAAAGATATCGAACGATGCGAAAAATCTCATTGGAAAGCTGCTACGTTTGCGCGGAGAGGAGAGAGCAACCGCTCGAATTTCCCTGTCCTCACCTTGGTTTCAAGTAATACCGATAATAATCTACCATAATACCTGTGTTTCTTTCACTTTTCGATCAAATGCTGCAATCGCCTCGCTTTCGTTCCAGATACCAATCGGTGCGACGATACCTTCATCTCGAATGGTTGCATTTATCGACCGTCGGGCACACCGCTCCAAATCGCATCAGGATCGAAATAGTACTTTTTATCCATGAATCGGTATATGTACGTGCACGCGCGTTTACGCATCGACGCATCTACTTCAGAAATCGAACATTATTCAACATTTTCGGTCGATTTTGGCCGACCATGGAAATAAAAAAGGTGACCACGAAACGCTTTAGCGTTTACAGTACGACGATTCCTCCGTTATCAGTATCGCACACTATTGTTTATCGTTTATCGGTGTACatcgtatatatacatatatgtatgtacacgcGTGTGTTCTGCGCCGATTTTTTTCAGACTGTCCatcatacgaaataaataacagACTCTGTTTTATGAGAAACGCGAGTCTGTCCCCGGGTCGAAAGTGTATATTTATCGAAACACGTTTCCTGCTATATAAGCTGCTCGTTATACCAGAAACGCGAAAATATTTGGTTCGTTTACTTAGTTTTACGTTAAGCGGATAATTTAGCGTTCATTGTTTGTAACAGCAAAGTTCTAAACCAGTTTGCGAACGTGTACGATAGTCTATCCTAAGTACGATTCTGATTCAAACTTTTTATATcactattttcttttctttgacGGCTACACGAAACGATGTGTTGTGTGACAATTACGACTCGGAATAAATTACTTCTGCGATGAAATTCAAAAAGTATACGTATTTAAATCCATCACGGCGATGTTTCTTCTCGTCTCTACCATTTTTATGGTGTTTTTCGGTGAACAGATAGCCTGAAATACCGACTTGGTAAACCGCCTCTCTGGCTAGTAGCAAAGATGGCTGGCAGGTGACGGGAGGGGGCAGGCTAGCGCTCCCCTAGCGTCGCCTAAGGACCATCGTGGGATTTTATGGTTTTAACCTCTAAGAACATCTGCAAATATTTATTCATCAGTCGTTGtcgttgaattttttttctcgTAAACGACTCATCAGCTTTCTTACACTTGAATCGAACGCTTCGCACGTATCTGCGTGCGAAGTAAACCGTTTTAAACCGTCTCTACGCAATCAAGATTTCAACCGAACAGTTACAATCGATTTCGAACCATCTTAACCTCTTCGTCTTTGTTACGATTTCAATACACGAATGAGTAACCGTACGGTTAGTTTTCGTCGAAAAACATCGATCAGCAAACGTACGTAACTACGCTCGGTGCGTTGTTTGACGAAAATCATTCTGAACAATGGCGAATAGTAGATCTCTATGGATTTTGGGAAGACAGTTGTCTCCGCATTCGAAAATTCGTCTGGACCAAATTCGACATGGACATCACATACGAGGAAAGCCACCAACGATCGCACGCACTTTGAAACAGCGACTCGATTGTAAGTTAGAAAAACGAAACGTTCGTTAAATCGACCATTTCTGAATGTTTTTCTTTCCAGCGTTAAAGGAGACAGATCCAACGGTATCGTTCAAAGTAAATATAGGGTTTAACGTACCGAAAACCGCCAAGGAAACAAAGGCCATTTGGATAGCCGAAAGAAGAGACGttagattgaatcctgagagcgaGAAGCAAGCGAGAAATAAATCGTGTAAGTAACACTATCGTATAGCGTACCGTTATTTTACGTTACACGAATCGTACGAATCTATACATACCTCACAGTACTCGTCGATTTGGATCGAGTCAAGGAAACTTGGTTGGAAACCTGCAGTCCATTCGACATCCATAGAATCGCGGAATATTACGGAATCTTCCAAGATCTGTTCGGGGatgcgtattttatgcctgtcgtACCTATGGAGATACATTACGAAATGGAAGAGGACACATTCGCCAGAGTGCATACGGGAAATGTTATAAAACCGAGCGAAGCTACCGATCCCCCAATCGTTAAGTACAAAGCACGAGAAAATACTTTATGGACTTTGGTAATGAGCACGCCGGATGGTAATATGCAAAATTCAAGCAACGAGTATTGTCATTGGTTCTTGTGAGTCTACGCACATCGATTCGATCGTTCTTCGATTAGGTTAGTTCGTTCACGGAATTGTCGCAAGATGATTTATTCTTATCACAGAGGAAACATTCCCGGGAACAAAGTGGAAGACGCGGAGCAAATAGTGGATTATTTAAGGCCAATACCGCCCAGAGGCGTGGGTTATTATCGGTACACATTCGTGCTTTACAAGCaaaatcaacatttagattacgcGGAATATAAGAAACTTAAACCGTGGTAAGTTGTTAGTAGGTAACAAAGAGAAGGAGAGAAAATCGTTCTCCCTTTCCGAATGTTTTTAAAGATTCGTTTCACAACGTGTACGTCCAAATTGTAGCTTGCATTTGAAAGAACGCGATTGGAATACTCTAGAGTTTTATCGAAAACATCAAGATCATCTTACTCCGGCTGGTTTGGCGTTCTTTCAAAGCGACTGGGATCCTACGGTGAAAGAATTTTATCATTTCGCGTTAGGTACGCAGTACGTTTATCTAACTTTAACGGTACCTGCTTGTTTCTCTCCGAAATCTTTCATCGATGCTCTCTGGTTGCAGGTACGGAAGAGCCTATATTTCAGTATGATTTTCCAAAACCATatatcagaccacaaacatggtTTCCAAAAAAAGAATCATTCAACCATTACTTGGACAAATACAGAGATCCGAAGGAGATAATGAAAGAATTCCTACTGAAAAAGTTACAAAAGGTGCATCCTTTCAAAGAATCGAAACCGCCTCTGAAATATCCTAACGCGTGCGCCTTCGATAGAGACATGCCATCCTGgttgaaattagaaatgacaaaGGAACGTCTAGGATGGGGTCGCATCAACGACATGAAATAAAGTGTAcggagatacaaaataaatctatgTACATACGAAAAGAAGTGGACATAATTTAATCGGTTGGCGCGTGTGTCAGTCGCaacaaatttttctaaattaacGATAAGATCGGTACCGTACATGAAATAATTACGTATCGATAGACACGTTACCGAAAACTTTGTTAGACACGAAAGCGAAAACGCATTTAGGTTCTCATTCCAGTCTCAAGTAAGCCTCCACAGCTTGTTTGCTTTTCAATTTGATGTCGGCTCGCGTCGGTACGGAAGAATCGATCGCTTCGTGTTCAACAAATAGTCCTGAAAGAAAGGAAACGACTCACTCTTGAAAGATGCAAAGGTGTATGACGCTCGTTGCTTTCGATTTTTACTCGTATCTGGTATCTATTGTACGTACATACACATCTACGTAACATTTATGATCGTATCTTGACTTCACGGTACGCATTATTACGCAACTCGAAAAAGTTCTTCAACGAAAGACTCTTACCCGTTGgttccgattccacatcggcgAATTTTAATCTCGAACGATAATCCGAAACGTACGTTTGATACAAATCTTTTGCTCTTTCCTCTCTGTCTCCGTCAAATTCGAAGTTGCTCATGCCAAACAGCGCTCCAACTTTTCGGCTTACGGTCGATAGTAACGCCAGACCTACGACGACGGTGACagtaacaaaatataatatataatagatGTAAACGAATAAAACCGTTcgaagacgacgacgacgacgacgacgacgacgaggaaTACGATTTCGCGCGATAACAAGAGAATCATTCGTTCTTTACCCTCCGTTTCCACGTCTAGTATCGGTACATCGATCCTCGTAAATTGTTCTTCGTGATCGTACGTATCATCCTTTTCAGTCTTTCTCGTTGGTCTCTTATCAGTTTCTCTCGTCTGCTTCTTCGTCGGTTTACCGCCTCGCCTGACGCAAACTAGCATAGCCACCATATTCTGTAACGCTGCTCTAATGTCCATGAGTAATTTGCCACGATCCTTTCTCGAATTTTTGTGTTCCAGTTCGCGTTTCTTTTGTATCGCGATTTGTTCCAATAGTACGTTTTTATCCGTATTATACCTATAGAAAAATTTCCTTTTTATTTCACTATCCTGACGACTTTATCGGTAACCGTATCGTTGACGATGGGTTGGTTTACCCCTAAAAAATTAATGAAACGAAACGAAGATTCGAATAGGGCTCGTTCGTGTTTTCCTCGTATCGATATTTACGCATCGCGATTGCACAAAGGGGAAACACGACGGTGGGGCAGGTAGAGATACGTATAATACGTTACATCGTTACTTACTCCTCCACACCAGCCACGAATGAACGTTCAACGTCCGACAGGGCGGACAAGGCATCGTTTTTCTTACTCAACAACGAGTCGCGTTCTTTTACATTGCGATCGAACTGCTCGAGTAACCGTGTTCTTTGTTTCATTTGTTCCTCTAGCCtaataagaaaaagaaaaaaagcaaGGAGTCTCGTTCGTTCCTCCTTAGCGAGATAAACACGTAATCGGATGCGCGAAACTATTCCAAGTTTCGCACGAACACGTGCAAATCGCATTTTCGTTCCACGTACGTATCgtctaaaataaaatgaacgaaTGAGCAGTACCTCGAAAGCAACTCTCGGTAAGAACGCACAAGCAACGATTCCTTAACTTTATCGAATACCTCTTCCAACGATCTTATTTGTTTCTCCAGCATCGCGTTCGACGCAGTGGCAGCGCCGCGTGTAATTTCCATCAAGAACAACGTCTCGCTCTAGGCGATAGACGGCACGAAGTAAGTGGAATGACTTTCGACTAATTCGTCAAGCATGGTCACGCGGTGCACccgttttcttttctttttttttcgaaaGGGAAAATGATCGTACACAAAGACTAATCGCGCCTCGTCGCAGCAACTCACTTCGGTTCGAATCAACGACTGCGCGTACGACCAGAGATCTTCCACTTGTCCACGAACGAACGTTAAAGCGCGTTCTCTTTCTTTCAGATTGTTCCAAACTTTTCGCGTAATACGTTTACACCGTTCTCCGATATCGTCAGACTCTTCGACCGCGAGCTGACCCATCGTCGTTGCTTTAAGTATCACTTCGCACTGACTTCGTCGATCTTGTCTCAAAGCGTTCAACAAAGTGTCGTGATGCACCGCATCCTGCGAACGAAAATCCGTCCGTATCGGTAAGCGAGGGGCGTGGCGGGATTCCTTCCCTTCTACAACTCGTATAGACTCTTATAGGACACGTTACAGCGTAAACAATTTCACCGCCGCGCCGTTGTTAAACGGCGACCGGGTGAACGCCCGTGTAATTTTTTTCTTACGATCCTTGGACAGGCAGCAACCGATTTTTTCAGACGACCTTCGTACCTTTTTCAAAATTCCAAGCATGTAAGCGTACGTTAAATTGATCGCCTTCGCTGCATTTTGCTTCGCTATGGATCGTTGATAACACGTTACCAGTAGCTGCTGCGTTCGATCCCGTGCCCAGGGTACTTCTTGTTCCTGCACGTAATTATCGTAGAGTTCCGCATGTTCCAACTACAAGTCCAAACAATTTTGCATATCTTTAATACACTCGCAAAGGTTTCGTCAACGTCTCCTCGTTCATGCATACACGCGTATGGAATAAGTGTACATACACGTAGATACATAGATACGTACATAGATACATATATCATGCGACGCGCATCGAATCGAACGACAGTAATACCTGTAATTCGAAGCATCTCTTCATCTTTGTTCTTTTCTCGTAACGAAGCTTGTCGAGTCGTCGGCGTTTCTGATGACTTTCCTCGTAAACGGAAGCGTAAATTTGCTGCGATCAGCGAAAGAATTCGAAAATATTTCGCTACGAAATTGGTATAATTTCATCGAGAGCGCATCGGACGCGCGTAGGGCTCGAAAAATGGAAAgatgagaggagaggagaggagaggagaggagaggagaggagaggagaggagaggagaggagaggagaggagaggagaggagaggagaggagacgaGAGGataaagaaagagaaaaagaaaagcaTTTCAAAGATTACTCCGAAGAGTTTCAAGCTACATACTCGTACACAAAAGTACACATGCAGGCATCATAGTCAGATACTATGCGTATACCTCCGTTCGACGTCCATGGCACTTTAATCGCAAATCTCTGTGACCTTGTAACAAATTATGCGTACGACTTTTCGCAAATCCATTCACTACGTCGTTCACGATTCGTCGATATTTGTTTACGTCCTCTTGGAACGAGTTCAATCGCCACGATATCTTTTTCTTCAATTTCACAGCGTCCCGTGATCGGAGCTTTTGTTCGCGACCTGTATATCATATTCATCACGTTATCGAAATACGTTCACGTAATGCAATAAAGTAAAAGCAAATGCATATTTCTATTCTCGCTCTTCTTCGAATCGGAGAAGTAGCGAAATAGACAGAATCTCGATCGCTCGCGTATTTACTCGACAAGCGTAACGAAAAGAAGCCTGACAATCCTTCGATCGAACGAACAACGAAACAACACAAGTCGAATACATTCTAACCGTGTAATTTTAGAACTCCTCGATACTGTTCCAGCTTGTCCTTCGTCGACCATCTTCCGTCCTTGATTCCACGAGATACAATTTCAGTACGACCCCCGAGAAACATGTCGTACACTTAACTGCTGCCGTCGTCATTCGCGCGAGtttattatgtatgtatatcGATTCGTATTCAACCGAGGCGTTTCGTCGCTATATTCGCGTCGTTTGATATCATTCGAAAGCAATTGAGAAATCGTTGTCCCCAACCTCTACTtctcgtaaaaaaaaaaaaaaaaaaaaaataaaacgaaaaacaaCGTTAGATTTCTAACGAAGGATGTAACGTCGACTCTGGGATTCAGTGTTTCAGAGAATAACGTAACTTTATTTTACATACAAAGATGTTTTTATCACCTATAAGAAGACGCGAAAATCTATATGTTTCTACAGGTGAGATTAGGCATCGTACAGTCGATATCGTGTTCAGTTATTGCGTGTGTGTTATCTCTCTCTTCTACTCTCCGCTTACATCCCCTCCCTCttgttctctctctttctctccccctCTCTCTTGCCACAATTTCGCAATATCGTTATACCATGTATTACATCCCCAAAAGGAATTTTATGAAAGTAATCTTCAAGAGAAATCCTTCGTCCAAGTTCGTGCCCGATATCAGAATTTTCTTAAAGATACGTCGAATCTACACCGAGCGACAACGAATGGAATGTCAAACGGTACGATGACGATCAAGCGAATCGATTGATATGCGCGAATAGAAGTAGTATCATCGTCGCGAAACAACTTTCGTCAACTGTTTCGTAACGAATCGCGTATATTCGTTAGAGCTCGTTGCAATTTCTTTCGAGGGAAAAAACCATTCAACGTTGTCGTAGGATCGCGCGTGTTCGTTCAACGAGCTCCGTACAACGCGCATCGTTCGTCGTTACGTGGATGACAAACGTAATCATCGATGAGGTTTGCGCAGGTTCCGTTTTAAACGtctttatacgatctacaagggGGTGGTGGTGCACTCCATATACCGTTTTCTCGACATGTCGGCTTCCTTACGGGTTCCAAGGGCGTTACGTATCCAGGCGAGCAAGTTAcctacgcaacaatcaatagattCAATTCAATTCGATTGCTCAGAGGTCAGTAAAAATACCTAGGATCTGGGTGATCGTACGTAGGTAAAGAAGTAACCCTCGAGACGCGAAACGATGAATTTTAAGCGATATATCGGAATCGTACGCGAGCCGACTTTAGTTTCTACTGACCTGTATATTATCCCCTGGTTTGTACCAAAATTTGAGCGGTGCAATTCGGCCATGAGGCGGATCGCCTGGATAAGGACACCTCACTTTGCCTGTGAACAACGATCGGTTTCGTTCAGTGAAAGgaaagaaggaaggaaggaaggaaggaaggaaagaaggaaggaaggaaggaaggaaggggaAGGgatggagggagggagggagggagggaaatTTTCGTTTACAACTAGAAAAAACTTACAGACTGGCGATGAGTGAGACCAAGTTCCGTTTTCGGTGCATATTATCGATGCTTCGCCTAGAAGTTGATGACCCGGTAAACAAGCGAATCTAACGAGTGCACCAGCTTTGTATATTCGACTTTGACGATGTTGTTTCCTTCCGGAGGAGGTACGACGATACGTTTGCTCAACGATGCGTCCACTTTTTGGTATTACCGGAATAGGACAGGTAATCTCTGCGTATCGTAATTCATGTTATTTACGTTTTTCGTTATTTTTTTTTTCGGAGCAAGTGTTCGGAAGATAAGGAGAAATAAAGGAAATTGATGCGCGCCCACACCACTTACCCGTGCAACTCGGTATGGTTCCACTCCACGAACCGTTTCCTTTGCATTCTATGCTCCGAGATCCCAGCAGCTTATGACCCCACATACAAGCGAATACAGCTTTGCCGCCGAAACTGTTGTTGTATTCGAGAAGTTGCAACCATGTATCGTTAAGCGTATCCATAGCTGGACATTCGATCGTTTTACAACGCGGCGTGTCAGCTGACCATTTACCTAACGGAAAAATGGTTCAACGTTTACGTAAATATCGAAACGAAACACTTTCAGTCTCGGAGAAAAATTCGAAGCGTTTTCCTGTCGTTGCATCTTACCGTTGTATTGACACGTTATGCCAGCAGCACCTTCCAGCGTATATCCAACAGGACATTCGAACACGGCTCCGTGACCCATTCGCGCACCTTCGATCTTTCCGATCAAGGGTGGTTCAGGCAAGCTTAACACCGGACATTGAACATCTGTAGCATCGAAGCAGTGGTTATTACGTAGTTAAGTAGGTGAtgagtaggtaggtaggtaggtaggtagtagCTAGCTAGCTAACTAGCTAGCTAACTAGCTAGGTACGTAAAATTGAGATAAAACAACGGGCGGAACGTACATAGATACGCAATGTACACGTGTGTACCTTCGGATACCGTACGTAGCGTACGCGTACATACGCACGCAAGACAAGTTGGAAAACGAAAGTAACGCGGATGTACTCGGTCGTAGATTACACCCGTTTCGCGTTATCGGTCGCATCAGTCACATCTACAACTAATCCGTGTTTGTAACACAGTTGCGTAACAAAGTTGGAAACAAACGAAACGAGCGGCTTACTTTCCCAAGTCTCTTGCCTTCTCTACACACGTTCGTACGCTCTTCCGACACGGTCACTTTACTACCAGCCTTACACAGCACTCGCCCTTTCATAGTTTTACTCAATATCTCTCGGCATACGAGAGAACGAAAAGTAGATGTACCCATTCGATAAATTTAGTCAATTCGTCGGTCGAATTTGATTCATAGCAGCTACGTACGTACATACTTTATCGTCGAAACGGAAAGCATTGGGCATCGTACTCACCAACGACGTGTACACGTATGGAGTTGGATAATCCACGAGGTGTAGAACACGTGTATACACCGGAATCTTGAGTTTTCGCATAATATATCGAAAGTCGGTATTTCCAGTCTCTCTCGCGCGCAGCAATGGCCCATCCTAGAGCAAATCGCAGCAGGATAAGTAAAACGGTACGCATACGCAACTTTGTAGAGATCTTTTTGTTTTCTTCCGTCAAAGAATCGTCGAAacgaaacaaaaaaaaataaaaaaaaaaaaaaataaaaaaaaagaatcgcTTACCGGTCAAGTACTGGCGAAACGTCGAAGTCCACGTCCATTCCGGATTACCGAGTTTTCTAGCGAAAAGACATTCCAAATGAAGGATGCTGCCCGGAAACACGGCGAGAGTGCCGGACGGTTCGACCGTCGCCGATCCAGCTGGTAATCCAAACACGATCGTCGGCGGTACATCTTCTGTTTCTCCTCGAACAATCGAACGAGGAGAAAATGGATAAGTAAGAACGAGGGAGACGGACAGACAGAGAGAGATTGTACGCGACAGACAACCGGGCGGGGGGATGTTCAATACTTATGCACGCATATGCGAATGCGTAAATGAAACATGGAATAATTTTCGGAACGTGTAAACGTTTCAAGGAGTCGATGCGAGCAACGATTGATCGAGGATTAATAAGCCATTCGATTAACACTGGCGACATAGGAATCACTCACCGGTATAATTCGAGATCGCGGTTGTCGGTGCGCAGGATGGTAATTTTCCGTTCCAACTCGCATTTCGGCAGTGTAACGTGGAGTCACCGATAAGTTTATATTTTCCAAGTTCCCTGCACCTTACGGTTACTCGTTCTCCGTGTGGTACGGTAATTTTGTCTACCTAGTACCAAGAATAATCCATCATACAACGTAGGTATTTTCAATGtcagatttttttttttttttacatttctttCTATAACGTATAAGAGAAAGAACATTTCTGCCATCGGGCGTGTCATGCGTACAAAGAAGCAGAAGAAACACTCACAGATATCGTGATATTCTTGTAAGTGACAATTAAAAGTGGGTGCAGACCCTCTAATGTACAACCATTCTGGAATCCGTTGATCTCTGAAAACATAATGGGCGTagataaaaagga from Calliopsis andreniformis isolate RMS-2024a chromosome 2, iyCalAndr_principal, whole genome shotgun sequence encodes:
- the Mrpl38 gene encoding mitochondrial ribosomal protein L38 isoform X2: MANSRSLWILGRQLSPHSKIRLDQIRHGHHIRGKPPTIARTLKQRLDSLKETDPTVSFKVNIGFNVPKTAKETKAIWIAERRDVRLNPESEKQARNKSLLVDLDRVKETWLETCSPFDIHRIAEYYGIFQDLFGDAYFMPVVPMEIHYEMEEDTFARVHTGNVIKPSEATDPPIVKYKARENTLWTLVMSTPDGNMQNSSNEYCHWFLGNIPGNKVEDAEQIVDYLRPIPPRGVGYYRYTFVLYKQNQHLDYAEYKKLKPLHLKERDWNTLEFYRKHQDHLTPAGLAFFQSDWDPTVKEFYHFALGTEEPIFQYDFPKPYIRPQTWFPKKESFNHYLDKYRDPKEIMKEFLLKKLQKVHPFKESKPPLKYPNACAFDRDMPSWLKLEMTKERLGWGRINDMK
- the LOC143188423 gene encoding uncharacterized protein LOC143188423; the encoded protein is MFLGGRTEIVSRGIKDGRWSTKDKLEQYRGVLKLHGREQKLRSRDAVKLKKKISWRLNSFQEDVNKYRRIVNDVVNGFAKSRTHNLLQGHRDLRLKCHGRRTEQIYASVYEESHQKRRRLDKLRYEKRTKMKRCFELQLEHAELYDNYVQEQEVPWARDRTQQLLVTCYQRSIAKQNAAKAINLTYAYMLGILKKDAVHHDTLLNALRQDRRSQCEVILKATTMGQLAVEESDDIGERCKRITRKVWNNLKERERALTFVRGQVEDLWSYAQSLIRTESETLFLMEITRGAATASNAMLEKQIRSLEEVFDKVKESLLVRSYRELLSRLEEQMKQRTRLLEQFDRNVKERDSLLSKKNDALSALSDVERSFVAGVEEYNTDKNVLLEQIAIQKKRELEHKNSRKDRGKLLMDIRAALQNMVAMLVCVRRGGKPTKKQTRETDKRPTRKTEKDDTYDHEEQFTRIDVPILDVETEGLALLSTVSRKVGALFGMSNFEFDGDREERAKDLYQTYVSDYRSRLKFADVESEPTGLFVEHEAIDSSVPTRADIKLKSKQAVEAYLRLE
- the Mrpl38 gene encoding mitochondrial ribosomal protein L38 isoform X1, whose protein sequence is MANSRSLWILGRQLSPHSKIRLDQIRHGHHIRGKPPTIARTLKQRLDSLKETDPTVSFKVNIGFNVPKTAKETKAIWIAERRDVRLNPESEKQARNKSLLVDLDRVKETWLETCSPFDIHRIAEYYGIFQDLFGDAYFMPVVPMEIHYEMEEDTFARVHTGNVIKPSEATDPPIVKYKARENTLWTLVMSTPDGNMQNSSNEYCHWFLGNIPGNKVEDAEQIVDYLRPIPPRGVGYYRYTFVLYKQNQHLDYAEYKKLKPCLHLKERDWNTLEFYRKHQDHLTPAGLAFFQSDWDPTVKEFYHFALGTEEPIFQYDFPKPYIRPQTWFPKKESFNHYLDKYRDPKEIMKEFLLKKLQKVHPFKESKPPLKYPNACAFDRDMPSWLKLEMTKERLGWGRINDMK